Part of the Caldisalinibacter kiritimatiensis genome, TGCCATTGAGGTCTTTTAGAAAGATGAGTCGGGTGGAGGAATAAAACAAAGGAGGTGAAAAGAATGTCAGTTGTTACAATGAAACAATTACTAGAAGCAGGGGTTCACTTCGGACACCAAACAAGAAGATGGAACCCTAAGATGGCAGAGTACATCTTTACAGAAAGAAATGGTATTTACATTATTGACTTACAGAAAACTGTAAGCAAAATGGATCAAGCATATAGGTTTGTAAAAGAATTAGTTGAAAATGGAGAGGACATTCTTTTTGTTGGGACTAAGAAACAAGCTCAAGAGTCAATTGAAAATGAAGCTAAGAGATGTGGCATGCACTATGTAAATCAAAGATGGTTAGGCGGAATGCTAACTAACTACAAAACAATAAGAAGAAGAATTGAGAGACTTCACGAGCTTGAAAGAATGGAAGAAGAAGGTATCTTTGATGTCCTACCTAAAAAAGAAGTCATTAAATTAAAACATGAAGCTGAAAGACTAGAGAAATTCCTAGGTGGAATTAAAAATATGAACAAGCTTCCAGGAGCTTTATTTGTAGTTGACCCTAGAAAAGAAAAGATTGCTGTTAAGGAAGCTAAAATTTTAGGTATACCTGTGGTTGCA contains:
- the rpsB gene encoding 30S ribosomal protein S2, whose translation is MSVVTMKQLLEAGVHFGHQTRRWNPKMAEYIFTERNGIYIIDLQKTVSKMDQAYRFVKELVENGEDILFVGTKKQAQESIENEAKRCGMHYVNQRWLGGMLTNYKTIRRRIERLHELERMEEEGIFDVLPKKEVIKLKHEAERLEKFLGGIKNMNKLPGALFVVDPRKEKIAVKEAKILGIPVVAIVDTNCDPDEIDYVIPGNDDAIRAVKLITETMANAVLEGKQGEQIEE